A part of Trichocoleus sp. FACHB-46 genomic DNA contains:
- a CDS encoding ATP-dependent RecD-like DNA helicase, whose translation MSTPSPSYGQANAVPAAQTEQLQGVVERLTFHSEESGYTIARLKAPRARDLVTIVGNFPSIQAGQTLQMQGIWRDHPKFGPQFEVTYYRETKPATLTGIEKYLGSGLIKGIGPVTAKRIVAHFGLETLDVIENQCDRLGEVPGIAKKRVKMIQAAWETQKAIKEVMLFLQSHGVSTTYAVKIYKQYGAEAIATVTNNPYQLATDVYGIGFVTADAIARNLGIAPDSEFRYRSGLLHVLSEASEEGHCFLPQPELVERTVQRLALSDHEPDPEQISAIVTQMGLEDQLVMQGGSGELQGQFICYKPAFFQAETNMADRLRQWLQRPVTVDLPRVQAWIDRFTAKTRLALSEQQRQAVEMAATQRVLILTGGPGCGKTFTTRTIVALWKAMGKVIALAAPTGRAAQRLSEMTGQEAKTLHRLLEFDPKTFGFKRGYDNPLETQAVIVDESSMLDLFLANSLIKAVPLEAQMLLVGDIDQLPSVGPGNVLRDLIRSGQVPVIRLTEVFRQAQASYIVQNAHRINQGQVPQLEPVSAVPQTDCLWLGAPQPEDGVQAIHDLINDLIPQLGFAPAQDVQVLCPMTRGEVGTRNLNTVLQQLINPPYSGKTEIARGGMTLRVGDRVIQQVNDYDREVFNGDLGVIAAIDPEEQEVTVRFGDRLVNYDRADLNEITLAWAVTIHKAQGSEYPVVILPLYLQHYMMLSRNLLYTGLTRAKQLAFLVGPKKAIAIAVNQVKDQQRYTALARRLR comes from the coding sequence ATGTCCACTCCTTCACCATCCTATGGCCAAGCGAATGCCGTCCCAGCGGCTCAGACCGAGCAACTGCAAGGAGTGGTAGAGCGCCTGACCTTTCATTCTGAAGAATCAGGTTACACGATCGCTCGACTCAAAGCACCGCGAGCCAGAGACCTAGTCACCATTGTCGGTAACTTCCCCAGTATTCAAGCGGGCCAAACGCTGCAAATGCAAGGGATCTGGCGAGATCATCCCAAGTTTGGGCCGCAGTTTGAGGTGACTTATTACCGAGAAACCAAACCTGCAACCCTGACAGGCATTGAAAAATATCTAGGGAGTGGACTAATTAAGGGGATTGGCCCTGTAACTGCCAAGCGGATTGTGGCGCACTTTGGCCTGGAAACCTTAGATGTGATTGAGAACCAGTGCGATCGCCTAGGAGAAGTGCCCGGAATTGCCAAGAAGCGGGTCAAAATGATCCAGGCGGCTTGGGAAACTCAGAAGGCGATCAAAGAGGTGATGCTGTTTCTGCAAAGTCACGGCGTTTCTACCACTTATGCCGTCAAAATCTATAAGCAGTATGGCGCAGAAGCGATCGCCACAGTCACCAACAACCCTTACCAACTGGCAACCGATGTGTATGGCATTGGTTTCGTGACGGCAGATGCGATCGCCCGAAATCTCGGCATTGCTCCAGATTCAGAATTTCGCTACCGTAGCGGCTTGTTGCATGTTTTATCCGAGGCGAGCGAGGAAGGCCATTGCTTTTTACCCCAGCCAGAGTTGGTAGAGCGAACGGTGCAGCGCTTAGCCTTGAGCGATCATGAGCCAGATCCAGAGCAAATTTCGGCGATCGTGACCCAAATGGGTTTAGAAGATCAATTGGTGATGCAAGGTGGCTCTGGCGAGTTACAAGGCCAATTCATTTGCTATAAACCTGCCTTTTTCCAGGCAGAGACCAATATGGCAGATCGGTTGCGCCAATGGTTGCAGCGTCCAGTCACAGTGGATTTGCCCAGAGTCCAAGCTTGGATCGATCGCTTTACAGCCAAAACTAGATTGGCACTTTCCGAGCAACAACGCCAAGCCGTAGAGATGGCAGCCACTCAGCGGGTATTGATTCTCACCGGAGGCCCAGGTTGCGGCAAAACCTTTACGACTCGCACGATTGTGGCGCTCTGGAAAGCTATGGGAAAGGTGATCGCGCTGGCTGCTCCCACCGGACGGGCCGCACAACGACTGAGTGAGATGACTGGACAGGAAGCCAAAACGCTACATCGTTTGTTGGAGTTCGACCCAAAAACTTTTGGCTTTAAGCGCGGCTACGACAATCCTCTAGAAACCCAGGCTGTGATCGTAGACGAATCCTCAATGTTGGATTTGTTTCTTGCCAATTCCTTGATCAAAGCTGTGCCACTGGAGGCCCAGATGTTGCTAGTCGGCGATATCGATCAGCTACCCAGTGTCGGTCCAGGCAATGTGCTGCGGGACTTGATTCGATCTGGACAAGTCCCGGTAATTCGGCTGACTGAGGTGTTTCGGCAAGCTCAGGCGAGTTACATTGTGCAAAATGCTCACCGGATTAATCAAGGACAGGTGCCACAACTCGAACCCGTTTCTGCTGTGCCTCAAACCGATTGTCTCTGGTTAGGAGCACCGCAACCAGAAGACGGTGTTCAGGCAATTCATGACCTGATTAACGACTTGATTCCACAGTTGGGTTTTGCCCCTGCCCAGGATGTGCAAGTCCTATGTCCGATGACGCGCGGCGAAGTAGGAACTCGGAATCTCAACACCGTGTTGCAACAGTTGATCAACCCTCCCTATAGCGGCAAAACTGAGATTGCCAGAGGCGGCATGACTTTACGAGTTGGCGATCGCGTGATTCAACAAGTCAATGACTACGACCGGGAAGTGTTTAACGGGGACTTAGGAGTCATTGCCGCGATCGACCCAGAAGAGCAAGAAGTAACGGTGCGATTCGGCGATCGCCTCGTCAACTACGATCGCGCTGACTTAAATGAAATTACGCTGGCGTGGGCTGTCACAATTCATAAAGCCCAAGGCAGTGAGTATCCGGTGGTGATCTTGCCCTTATATTTGCAGCACTACATGATGCTCAGCCGCAACTTGCTTTATACCGGACTGACTCGGGCCAAGCAACTTGCCTTTCTAGTCGGACCGAAAAAAGCGATCGCGATCGCGGTGAATCAAGTCAAAGACCAACAACGTTACACGGCTTTAGCTCGTCGTTTAAGGTAG
- a CDS encoding DUF4126 domain-containing protein, producing the protein MIEILAALSASSAAGLRIALPLLIIGLLQGEDLWSRVPILSQVPPPVVIGVLVSWSLLEVSISKRRLGQRALQIIQVIFSPIVGALMGMAIARVAAMSPWLVGLIGVVGGLLALVLQLVQIGWFYRLRKLPLWMIFAQDSLCIILVFFAFDAPRQGGLIALLLLWLAIRSSKEWRRWYAEQAHPRDRQRPRRHKQEPD; encoded by the coding sequence ATGATTGAGATTCTAGCCGCGCTCTCCGCTTCTTCGGCGGCAGGTTTAAGAATTGCTTTGCCGCTATTGATTATTGGGTTGCTGCAAGGCGAAGACTTGTGGTCTCGTGTACCAATCTTGTCTCAGGTGCCGCCGCCTGTCGTGATTGGCGTGTTGGTGAGCTGGTCGCTATTAGAAGTCTCGATTTCGAAGCGACGGTTAGGGCAGCGGGCTTTACAAATTATTCAAGTGATTTTTAGCCCCATTGTTGGAGCCTTGATGGGGATGGCGATCGCTCGCGTGGCCGCAATGTCGCCTTGGCTGGTAGGGCTGATTGGTGTCGTGGGTGGTCTGTTAGCGTTAGTTTTACAGTTAGTGCAAATCGGCTGGTTTTACCGCCTCCGCAAACTGCCGCTTTGGATGATTTTTGCCCAAGATAGTTTGTGCATCATCTTGGTCTTTTTTGCTTTTGATGCGCCTCGCCAAGGTGGGCTCATCGCCTTACTGCTGCTGTGGCTAGCCATCCGGAGTTCTAAAGAATGGCGACGCTGGTATGCCGAGCAAGCTCATCCTCGCGATCGCCAACGGCCCCGGCGACACAAGCAAGAACCAGATTGA
- the hemH gene encoding ferrochelatase, whose amino-acid sequence MGRTGVLLLNLGGPDQLEDVRPFLFNLFSDPEIIRLPFPWLQKPLAWIIATSRAKKSQENYRQIGGGSPLRRITEAQAQAIQASLRQKGHDASVYIGMRYWHPFTEEAIARIKRDQIEKLVILPLYPQFSISTSGSSFRLLEKLWQEDPALNQVEYTTVASWYNRPGYLQAMAQLIAQELDKFPNPDQVHIFFSAHGVPVSYVEEAGDPYQKEIEECTALIMQTLNRPNAHTLAYQSRVGPVEWLKPYTEDALAELGSQGVQDLAIVPISFVSEHIETLQEIDIEYRELAEESGIHHFQRVPALDTHPGFIEDLADLVVEALEAPPIALSQVTQMKKMVKMYPQERWEWGMTTAAEVWNGRIAMLGFIALMIELLSGRGPLHFVGLL is encoded by the coding sequence ATGGGTCGTACTGGCGTTCTATTGCTCAATTTAGGTGGGCCTGATCAACTGGAGGACGTCCGTCCCTTCCTGTTTAACCTATTCTCTGATCCAGAAATCATTCGTCTACCATTTCCTTGGTTGCAGAAGCCGCTAGCCTGGATTATCGCCACGAGCCGAGCCAAGAAATCTCAGGAAAACTATCGTCAGATTGGTGGTGGCTCCCCTCTACGACGGATTACAGAAGCTCAGGCCCAAGCAATTCAAGCTTCCTTGCGGCAAAAAGGCCATGATGCCTCGGTCTACATTGGCATGCGCTACTGGCATCCTTTCACTGAGGAAGCGATCGCCCGGATTAAGCGGGACCAAATTGAAAAGCTAGTAATCCTGCCCCTATATCCTCAGTTTTCCATTAGCACCAGTGGCTCTAGCTTCCGTTTACTCGAGAAGCTTTGGCAAGAAGACCCTGCTCTCAACCAGGTTGAATATACAACGGTAGCGTCCTGGTACAACCGCCCTGGTTACCTCCAGGCAATGGCTCAGCTAATTGCTCAGGAACTAGATAAATTTCCTAACCCTGACCAGGTGCATATCTTCTTCAGCGCTCATGGCGTTCCTGTAAGCTATGTCGAAGAAGCGGGCGATCCGTACCAGAAAGAGATTGAGGAATGCACGGCGCTAATCATGCAAACCCTCAATCGGCCCAATGCTCATACACTGGCATACCAAAGCCGAGTGGGTCCAGTAGAGTGGCTAAAGCCCTATACAGAGGATGCGCTCGCAGAATTAGGATCTCAAGGTGTTCAAGATTTAGCCATCGTTCCGATCAGCTTCGTTTCAGAACATATTGAAACCTTGCAAGAAATTGATATTGAGTACCGCGAGTTAGCAGAAGAATCCGGAATTCATCATTTTCAGCGGGTTCCTGCTCTCGATACCCATCCTGGTTTTATTGAGGACTTAGCCGATCTCGTCGTTGAGGCATTAGAAGCTCCCCCGATCGCCCTGTCTCAAGTCACCCAAATGAAGAAGATGGTGAAGATGTACCCCCAAGAGCGGTGGGAGTGGGGTATGACGACTGCGGCGGAAGTTTGGAATGGCCGAATCGCCATGCTGGGCTTTATTGCGCTGATGATCGAACTGCTCAGCGGTCGTGGGCCGCTGCACTTTGTGGGATTGCTATAA